A window of Mucilaginibacter sp. PAMC 26640 contains these coding sequences:
- a CDS encoding alpha/beta hydrolase — protein sequence MNNEELKVTDPYSDEELIKQWPGFENKYATVNGVDLHYVEGGSGKPLICLPGWPQTWYSYRNIAPALAENYRVIVVDIRGMGTSGKPESGYDKKTMAKDIYELIRQLGLEKVHLLGHDIGGMVAMSTAFNYPESIDKLVIMDGAHPSEGMLKMPLIPALGTFKEKMTGEAQYVWWMGFNQVKGLPEQLLEGRFRYLLDWLFAYVMIDETKLSTFEREVYTSVYNEKENIRASNAWYQSFTQDIEDGKTYQPLTMPVLGIGSNVSYNFMKMGLPYVAKNCNVVGMLESGHYMNEEHPEKVLEIIKPFLN from the coding sequence ATGAATAACGAAGAACTAAAAGTGACTGATCCCTATTCCGATGAAGAACTCATCAAACAGTGGCCCGGATTTGAAAACAAATATGCTACCGTTAACGGTGTGGATTTACATTATGTGGAAGGTGGAAGCGGTAAACCTTTGATCTGCCTTCCGGGCTGGCCACAAACCTGGTACTCTTATCGAAACATAGCACCGGCACTCGCGGAAAATTACCGGGTGATCGTTGTAGACATTCGTGGAATGGGTACCTCCGGGAAGCCCGAATCGGGTTATGATAAAAAAACCATGGCTAAAGATATTTATGAACTTATCCGGCAGCTGGGCCTGGAAAAAGTTCATTTACTTGGCCACGATATTGGCGGTATGGTTGCTATGAGCACTGCATTTAACTATCCAGAAAGCATTGACAAATTAGTGATCATGGATGGGGCGCATCCCAGTGAAGGCATGCTGAAAATGCCTCTAATACCAGCATTAGGTACTTTTAAGGAAAAAATGACAGGCGAAGCGCAGTATGTATGGTGGATGGGCTTCAACCAGGTAAAAGGCTTGCCGGAGCAGCTACTGGAAGGAAGATTCCGGTATTTGCTGGACTGGTTATTTGCTTACGTCATGATAGATGAAACCAAACTATCAACCTTTGAAAGGGAGGTATATACTTCGGTTTATAATGAAAAAGAAAACATTCGCGCTTCAAATGCCTGGTACCAATCCTTTACACAGGATATTGAGGACGGTAAAACTTATCAGCCATTAACCATGCCTGTTTTAGGCATTGGCAGCAATGTAAGTTATAATTTCATGAAAATGGGGCTACCATATGTTGCCAAGAATTGTAATGTAGTAGGAATGTTGGAAAGCGGCCATTACATGAATGAGGAGCACCCCGAGAAAGTGCTTGAAATCATTAAACCATTTTTGAATTAA
- a CDS encoding Crp/Fnr family transcriptional regulator, with product MKEFADFIRSKIAVEDQEMEIILSNFKIKKVKKGQLVLKRGQIAQQYFFIKSGALRFFFGQFDDQLTAWVVFQNEFFTEISSLNPQKPTRFNIEAIEDTELIYIDKPEMERLYKQLPAWQEFGRITWEAMAVRMIDQIISFQTLSAEERYLEFMAKTEMIKRVPVKQIASYLGITPNALSRIRKNVK from the coding sequence ATGAAGGAATTCGCTGACTTCATCAGGTCAAAAATTGCTGTCGAAGATCAGGAAATGGAGATCATTCTCTCCAATTTTAAAATTAAAAAAGTCAAGAAAGGGCAACTGGTATTGAAACGCGGCCAGATCGCGCAGCAATACTTTTTTATAAAGTCGGGTGCGCTTCGATTCTTTTTCGGGCAGTTCGATGATCAGCTTACAGCGTGGGTGGTATTTCAAAACGAATTTTTTACCGAGATCTCCAGCCTTAATCCTCAAAAACCAACCAGGTTCAACATAGAAGCGATAGAAGATACCGAACTCATCTATATTGACAAGCCGGAAATGGAAAGGCTGTACAAACAACTGCCGGCATGGCAGGAATTTGGCCGCATAACCTGGGAAGCCATGGCTGTCAGGATGATCGACCAGATCATCAGTTTTCAAACCTTATCTGCCGAAGAGCGCTACCTGGAGTTTATGGCAAAAACAGAAATGATCAAAAGAGTTCCGGTTAAACAGATCGCCTCTTATCTGGGCATTACCCCCAACGCGTTAAGCAGGATCAGGAAAAACGTCAAATAA
- a CDS encoding NmrA family protein: protein MKKPILVAGATGNLGHKICRALIKQNVPVRALVREGSDPEKIKALEQLGVDVFKVNLSNEQELIGACNGVSCVISALAGLHTVIIDAQTKILNAAVAAGVPRFIPSDFSTDFTLMPSGENRNFDLRKEFEETLNKSPIRATSIFNGAFADILRYNTPLFNTKTKSVAYYEDKADWKIDFTTMDDTAAYTAMAAMDANAPRSLRIASFRVSPNDLISLSEQHKGSKFQLTAMGSMENFSAYNKTQRAAHPDGENELYPKWQQAQYLYSMLLVHHPGLDNNRYDVLNWSSAESNI, encoded by the coding sequence ATGAAAAAACCAATATTGGTAGCAGGAGCTACAGGTAATCTCGGTCATAAAATATGCCGGGCACTCATTAAACAAAATGTCCCCGTCAGGGCACTTGTTCGTGAAGGAAGCGACCCGGAAAAAATTAAAGCGCTTGAGCAATTGGGTGTGGATGTTTTTAAGGTCAACCTATCCAATGAACAGGAACTAATCGGCGCCTGCAATGGTGTTTCCTGTGTAATTTCTGCCCTTGCAGGGCTTCACACTGTAATTATTGATGCGCAAACCAAAATCTTAAACGCGGCTGTTGCTGCCGGAGTTCCCCGTTTTATCCCCTCAGATTTTTCTACTGATTTTACGCTGATGCCCTCCGGTGAAAACAGAAATTTTGACCTGCGGAAAGAATTTGAAGAGACACTTAATAAAAGCCCTATCCGGGCCACCTCTATATTCAACGGCGCTTTCGCTGATATCCTGAGGTACAATACACCACTCTTTAATACCAAAACAAAATCCGTTGCTTATTATGAGGATAAGGCCGACTGGAAAATTGATTTCACGACAATGGACGACACAGCTGCCTACACGGCAATGGCCGCAATGGATGCAAATGCGCCAAGATCGTTAAGGATCGCCAGCTTCCGGGTGAGCCCCAATGACCTGATTAGTTTAAGCGAACAACATAAAGGATCAAAATTTCAGCTAACTGCTATGGGCTCAATGGAAAACTTTTCGGCCTACAACAAAACACAGCGGGCAGCCCACCCCGACGGAGAAAACGAACTCTATCCTAAATGGCAGCAGGCGCAATACCTCTATAGTATGCTTTTAGTTCATCACCCCGGGTTGGACAATAACCGGTATGACGTTTTAAACTGGTCATCAGCCGAATCAAATATTTAA
- a CDS encoding esterase, whose amino-acid sequence MYRYGTTTEMIITRQELTIQSTVLNRNVTCTLMLPSEEGVVEPLHLLLLNDGQEIDNLGLTDTLEHLYSRNCLKPLLIVAISAGEERIQEYGIAGKPDYKDRGSKADRYTQFIKTELLPAIHAETGIDQFESTAFAGFSLGGLSAMDIAWNNPNLFNKVGAFSASFWWRNKDLVKGYTDADRLMHAQLRETAGKPDLKFWLQTGTKDEIADRNKNGIIDSIDDTIDIIIELENKGYTRPADIQYLEILGGKHDCETWGKAMGKFLCWAFGK is encoded by the coding sequence ATGTACAGATACGGTACAACAACAGAAATGATCATTACCAGGCAGGAGCTTACCATCCAATCAACCGTACTCAACCGTAATGTTACCTGCACTTTGATGCTTCCTTCGGAAGAAGGCGTGGTAGAACCCCTGCACTTATTATTATTAAACGACGGCCAGGAAATCGACAACCTTGGCCTTACCGATACCCTTGAGCATCTGTACAGCCGCAACTGCTTAAAACCTCTGCTGATAGTGGCCATTAGCGCCGGTGAGGAACGGATACAGGAGTACGGGATTGCAGGCAAACCTGATTATAAAGACCGCGGAAGCAAAGCTGACCGATATACCCAATTCATTAAAACAGAACTACTCCCGGCAATTCATGCCGAAACCGGCATCGATCAATTTGAAAGTACGGCCTTTGCCGGATTTTCGCTTGGGGGCTTATCCGCGATGGATATTGCCTGGAACAACCCAAACCTGTTTAATAAGGTGGGTGCTTTTTCCGCATCTTTCTGGTGGAGGAACAAGGATTTGGTTAAAGGCTACACCGATGCCGACCGCCTGATGCACGCGCAGCTGCGCGAAACAGCAGGGAAACCGGATCTAAAATTCTGGCTGCAAACCGGCACCAAAGATGAAATCGCCGACCGGAACAAAAATGGCATTATTGATTCGATAGATGACACGATTGATATCATCATCGAGCTGGAGAACAAAGGCTACACCCGCCCCGCCGATATCCAATACCTGGAAATATTGGGCGGCAAACACGATTGCGAAACCTGGGGCAAAGCTATGGGTAAGTTTTTGTGCTGGGCCTTTGGGAAGTAG
- a CDS encoding esterase: protein MKEQYHRWYSPNVNMDLEMLVFGDRGYPVILFPTTKGRFHQNKDFGLVEGVRWFVEEGLVKIYCPDTIDDRSWYDKGIHPADRARNYARYDKMLLDELVPWAQHETGVGRVAMAGCSFGGYHAANFAFKHPEKVAHLFTMGGAFDIKMFTDGYHDENVYYNNPVDFIPGSNNEWLWRMNIILCTSEHDMCKGYNIEMSNILRAKNINHWLDIRPDANHDWPIWKEMFPHYLSTIK from the coding sequence TTGAAAGAACAATATCACCGCTGGTACTCACCCAACGTAAATATGGACCTGGAAATGCTGGTTTTTGGCGACCGGGGTTACCCGGTTATCCTGTTCCCGACCACCAAGGGCCGCTTCCATCAGAACAAAGACTTTGGACTGGTTGAGGGCGTGCGCTGGTTTGTAGAGGAGGGCTTGGTGAAGATCTACTGCCCCGATACGATCGACGACCGCAGCTGGTACGATAAGGGCATCCACCCGGCAGACCGCGCCCGCAATTATGCCCGTTACGATAAAATGCTTTTAGATGAGCTGGTCCCCTGGGCGCAGCACGAAACCGGTGTTGGCCGCGTAGCAATGGCAGGATGCAGTTTTGGCGGTTACCACGCAGCTAATTTTGCATTTAAACATCCCGAAAAAGTGGCGCACCTATTTACGATGGGTGGTGCGTTCGATATCAAAATGTTTACCGATGGCTACCACGATGAAAACGTTTATTATAACAACCCGGTAGATTTTATACCGGGCAGCAATAACGAATGGTTGTGGCGCATGAACATTATCCTGTGCACATCAGAGCACGACATGTGCAAGGGATATAATATAGAAATGTCAAACATTTTGCGGGCCAAAAACATTAATCATTGGCTGGATATCAGGCCGGACGCTAACCACGACTGGCCGATCTGGAAAGAAATGTTTCCGCATTATTTGAGCACGATTAAATAG
- a CDS encoding GTP-binding protein TypA produces the protein MQKIRNIAIIAHVDHGKTTLVDKILHSCAIFRDGQETGELILDNNDLERERGITIVSKNVSVMYKDVKINIIDTPGHADFGGEVERVLKMADGVLLLCDAFEGAMPQTRFVTQKALALGLKPIVVVNKVDKENCRPEEVYEQIFELFFNLEATEEQLDFPVIYGSSKQGWMSTDYKKPTEDIFPLMDAILENIPPAPINEGTLQMQITSLDYSSFVGRIAIGRVARGTVKENQPVSLVKRDGTIQKTRIKELYTFEGLGKVKATSVNAGDICAVVGIEGFDIGDTIADFDQPEQLAVIKIDEPTMNMLFTINTSPFFGKEGKFVTSRHLRDRLYKEMEKNLALKVVETESPDSYLVYGRGILHLSVLIETMRREGYELQVGQPQVIIKEIDGVKCEPVETLIVDVPGEVAGKVIELVTQRKGDLLVMEPKGDLQHLEFDIPARGIIGLRNNVLTATGGEAIMAHRFKAYEPWKGQIPGRANGVLVSMDTGKTTAFAIDKLQDRGRFHIDPGTDVYEGQVLGEHIRDNDLVINLTKGKQLTNMRASGSDTNVRIAPAIKFSLEESMEYIQADEYIEVTPLSIRMRKIYLNENERRINAKKFQAQ, from the coding sequence ATGCAAAAAATAAGAAATATAGCGATCATCGCTCACGTTGACCACGGTAAAACCACTTTGGTTGACAAGATTTTACACAGTTGCGCTATCTTCCGCGATGGGCAGGAGACTGGTGAATTGATATTGGATAACAACGACCTGGAACGTGAACGTGGTATTACCATCGTATCAAAAAACGTTTCGGTAATGTATAAAGATGTTAAGATCAACATCATTGATACCCCTGGTCACGCCGACTTTGGCGGAGAGGTTGAGCGTGTATTGAAAATGGCTGATGGCGTTTTATTACTTTGCGATGCATTTGAAGGCGCTATGCCTCAAACCCGCTTTGTAACCCAAAAGGCTTTGGCTTTAGGCTTAAAACCAATTGTGGTGGTTAACAAAGTGGATAAAGAGAACTGCCGCCCTGAAGAGGTTTACGAGCAGATCTTTGAATTATTCTTTAACCTGGAGGCTACCGAAGAGCAACTGGATTTCCCGGTGATCTACGGATCGAGCAAACAAGGCTGGATGAGTACCGACTACAAAAAACCTACTGAAGATATTTTCCCGTTGATGGATGCTATTTTGGAGAACATTCCACCGGCACCTATCAATGAAGGTACTTTGCAGATGCAGATCACTTCGTTAGATTATTCTTCTTTCGTTGGCCGTATCGCAATTGGCCGTGTTGCACGTGGTACCGTTAAAGAAAACCAACCGGTTTCTTTGGTAAAACGCGATGGCACGATCCAAAAAACACGTATCAAAGAACTTTACACTTTTGAAGGATTGGGTAAAGTAAAAGCTACATCGGTTAACGCCGGTGATATTTGCGCGGTTGTTGGTATTGAAGGTTTCGACATTGGTGATACCATTGCCGATTTCGATCAGCCGGAACAACTGGCCGTTATTAAAATTGACGAGCCAACCATGAACATGCTGTTCACCATTAATACTTCACCGTTTTTTGGTAAAGAAGGCAAGTTTGTAACGTCACGCCACTTACGCGATCGTTTGTACAAAGAGATGGAAAAAAACCTGGCGCTGAAGGTTGTTGAAACCGAATCGCCTGATTCATACCTGGTGTATGGCCGTGGTATTCTCCATTTATCTGTATTGATCGAGACCATGCGTCGCGAAGGTTACGAATTGCAGGTTGGCCAGCCACAGGTGATCATCAAAGAAATTGATGGTGTAAAATGCGAGCCGGTAGAAACCCTGATTGTAGATGTACCGGGCGAAGTTGCAGGTAAAGTAATTGAGCTGGTAACACAGCGCAAAGGCGATTTGTTAGTAATGGAGCCAAAAGGCGATTTACAACACTTAGAGTTTGATATCCCTGCACGTGGTATCATCGGTTTACGTAACAACGTATTAACAGCAACTGGTGGCGAGGCGATTATGGCCCACCGCTTTAAAGCATACGAACCATGGAAAGGCCAGATCCCTGGTCGTGCAAATGGTGTATTGGTATCTATGGATACCGGTAAAACTACTGCTTTCGCTATCGATAAGTTACAGGATCGTGGCAGGTTCCACATCGATCCGGGAACTGACGTTTACGAAGGCCAGGTTTTAGGCGAGCACATCCGCGATAACGATTTGGTGATCAACTTAACCAAGGGCAAGCAGTTAACCAACATGCGTGCATCTGGTAGTGATACCAACGTTCGTATTGCACCTGCTATTAAATTTTCTCTGGAAGAATCGATGGAGTACATCCAGGCTGACGAGTACATTGAGGTAACACCGCTAAGTATCAGGATGCGTAAGATCTACCTGAACGAAAACGAAAGAAGGATCAACGCCAAAAAATTCCAGGCACAATAA
- a CDS encoding TetR family transcriptional regulator produces the protein MTIADRKVKDKEHLKTLILNSARRLFVEKGVAQTTIRSIAQHIDYSVGTVYIYFKDKNAILNELHIQGFAQLSGKFDVLRHVADPMERLIAMGRLYINFALENPDMYDLMFSLKAPMEVINDAKEEDWKEGTNAFAFLKATVEQCISQHHFKGHQPEPLTFMIWGLVHGMCSLHISDRANGVRLSNADKIVQAGFEEFVTILKKL, from the coding sequence ATGACCATCGCCGACCGTAAAGTAAAAGATAAAGAACACCTGAAGACGCTGATCTTAAACAGCGCCCGGAGGTTGTTCGTGGAAAAAGGCGTGGCGCAAACTACCATTCGCAGCATAGCACAGCATATCGACTATAGCGTAGGTACCGTTTATATTTACTTTAAGGATAAAAATGCCATTCTGAACGAGCTGCATATCCAGGGTTTTGCACAGCTCAGCGGCAAATTTGATGTACTGCGGCATGTGGCAGACCCAATGGAACGGCTGATTGCCATGGGCAGGCTCTACATCAATTTTGCATTGGAAAACCCCGATATGTACGATTTGATGTTTAGCCTTAAAGCGCCGATGGAAGTGATAAATGATGCCAAAGAAGAAGATTGGAAAGAAGGCACCAACGCTTTTGCATTTTTAAAAGCCACCGTGGAGCAATGCATTAGCCAGCATCATTTTAAAGGTCACCAGCCCGAGCCGCTTACCTTCATGATCTGGGGCTTGGTTCATGGCATGTGCAGTCTGCATATCAGCGACCGGGCGAATGGCGTTCGGCTCAGCAATGCCGATAAAATTGTGCAGGCCGGCTTTGAAGAATTTGTAACCATCCTTAAAAAGCTATAA